Proteins encoded in a region of the Corynebacterium genitalium ATCC 33030 genome:
- a CDS encoding sulfate adenylyltransferase subunit 1 produces MSPFGNSAEPNASASEALAQRATLRLCTAGSVDDGKSTFVGRLLHDTKSVLADQLASVERTSADRGFEGLDLSLLVDGLRAEREQGITIDVAYRYFATDQRTFILADTPGHEQYTRNTVTGMSTSQVVVLLVDARNGIKPQTIRHLTVASLLGVKTVILAVNKIDLVDYSQNVFEEIKGEFESRCAALGIEEPHAVPISAKFGANVAERSTETSWYEGPTVLELLETIPVNSGRALDLAFRFNIQYVLREHETDYRAYAGTVNSGSVKVGDEVVAPNGRTTTVTHIDTADGLDGAQSADAGDAVALRLADDIDLTRGDLLASAPFPELVREFHGTVVGLTEKDVAAGQAVKLRYGTSLVRARVGSVDRVIDIDGTASSNSDDTAPESFGLNDIAHVTVQTAQELPVEEYAARGAVGNFLLIDQASGNTLAAGLVGTRLR; encoded by the coding sequence ATGAGTCCTTTTGGAAATTCTGCAGAGCCGAATGCGTCGGCGAGTGAAGCGTTAGCGCAACGAGCGACGCTGAGGCTCTGCACGGCCGGCTCCGTTGACGACGGCAAATCCACCTTCGTCGGCCGCCTCCTGCACGACACGAAGTCGGTGCTCGCGGATCAGCTCGCCAGCGTCGAACGCACCTCCGCCGACCGCGGCTTCGAGGGCCTCGACCTCTCCTTGCTTGTCGACGGCCTTCGCGCCGAGCGCGAACAAGGCATCACCATCGACGTCGCCTACCGGTACTTCGCCACCGACCAGCGCACCTTCATCCTCGCGGACACCCCGGGGCATGAGCAGTACACGCGCAACACCGTCACGGGCATGTCCACGTCCCAGGTCGTCGTTTTGCTTGTCGACGCCCGAAACGGCATCAAACCGCAAACCATCCGCCACCTCACCGTGGCGAGCCTGCTCGGTGTGAAGACAGTCATCCTGGCCGTGAACAAGATCGACCTGGTGGACTACTCGCAGAACGTCTTCGAGGAGATCAAGGGCGAGTTCGAGTCCCGCTGTGCTGCCCTGGGCATCGAGGAGCCGCACGCCGTGCCGATCTCCGCGAAGTTCGGCGCCAATGTTGCCGAGCGCTCCACCGAGACATCCTGGTACGAGGGCCCGACCGTGCTCGAGCTGCTGGAGACCATCCCGGTCAACTCCGGCCGCGCGCTGGACCTGGCGTTCCGGTTCAACATCCAGTACGTCCTGCGTGAGCACGAGACCGACTACCGTGCCTACGCCGGCACTGTGAACTCCGGCTCCGTGAAGGTCGGCGATGAGGTCGTCGCGCCGAATGGCCGCACCACGACAGTGACGCACATCGACACGGCGGATGGCCTCGACGGCGCGCAGTCCGCTGACGCTGGAGATGCGGTCGCCCTGCGCCTTGCCGACGACATCGACCTCACCCGCGGCGACCTGCTGGCCTCCGCGCCATTCCCGGAGCTCGTCCGCGAGTTCCACGGCACCGTCGTCGGTCTGACCGAGAAGGACGTCGCGGCTGGGCAGGCTGTGAAGCTGCGCTATGGCACCTCGCTGGTCCGTGCCCGTGTTGGCAGCGTCGACCGCGTCATCGACATCGACGGCACGGCTTCGTCCAACTCGGATGACACCGCGCCAGAGTCCTTCGGCCTGAACGACATCGCGCACGTGACCGTCCAGACGGCGCAGGAGCTGCCGGTGGAGGAGTACGCGGCGCGCGGTGCCGTGGGCAACTTCCTGCTCATTGATCAGGCGTCCGGTAACACGCTGGCAGCTGGTCTCGTGGGAACGCGGCTGCGGTAG
- a CDS encoding sirohydrochlorin chelatase codes for MNAPALITLSHGSRHPGARPGVATLTAAAAAQLGVVGVDAHLEFDTPDLTAAAQQLVDAGHTRAVVVPTLFTTAFHATHDVPQAIAEARAATGLELIPADGLGQGRDVAAILAARAVSDIAASGLSIQEIILYPVGTSNTEAAGKTVELGRDVEKLVGIPVTTVPATGHGKGDVGELASVDKHLLPLFVTEGLLLDRAFRMWPGSVSAPLGADLAHVVASRYRRALAHTDALAASATA; via the coding sequence ATGAACGCACCCGCCCTGATCACGCTGTCGCACGGATCGCGCCACCCCGGCGCGCGCCCCGGTGTGGCCACGCTGACCGCTGCCGCCGCAGCTCAGCTGGGCGTGGTCGGTGTGGATGCGCACCTCGAGTTCGACACCCCCGACCTCACCGCCGCCGCCCAGCAGCTTGTCGACGCTGGCCACACCCGCGCCGTTGTCGTACCGACCCTGTTCACCACCGCCTTCCACGCCACCCACGACGTTCCGCAAGCGATCGCGGAAGCCCGCGCAGCGACCGGACTGGAGCTCATCCCCGCCGACGGGCTGGGCCAAGGCCGTGATGTGGCCGCCATCCTCGCCGCGCGAGCCGTGAGCGATATCGCGGCGTCTGGCCTGTCAATCCAGGAGATCATCCTCTACCCGGTCGGCACTTCCAACACGGAGGCGGCCGGGAAGACGGTGGAGCTGGGGCGAGACGTCGAAAAGCTCGTCGGCATTCCTGTCACGACCGTTCCCGCGACGGGCCATGGGAAGGGGGATGTGGGGGAGCTGGCAAGCGTCGATAAGCATTTGCTCCCGCTCTTTGTCACTGAAGGGTTGCTCCTGGACCGGGCGTTTCGAATGTGGCCCGGTTCCGTCTCCGCGCCGTTGGGTGCGGACCTCGCACACGTCGTAGCTTCGCGCTACCGCCGCGCACTCGCGCACACAGACGCCCTGGCCGCTTCGGCCACGGCGTAA
- a CDS encoding sulfite exporter TauE/SafE family protein, with protein MITLILIAIAGLAGQLVDGGLGMGFGVTSTTILVMLAGLGPAQASAVVHTAELGTTLVSGISHWKFGNVDWRVVAAIGIPGSVGAFVGATVLSNLSTESAKPIMSLILAAIGINLVYRFSRGLIRRQVVETPHSKPFLGFLGLFGGFVDATGGGGWGPVTTSTLLSAGRSEPRRIVGTVNTAEFFVTAAATAGFVLGMWDDLVTHLSAVGALLLGGVIAAPLAAWLVTRLNPILLGGIVGTLIVMLNLPVVLKALGVGATVLIVVRVVVLVVGVALSIRGWRRHRANWRAANEKEAAIGAESGSAEATETPADSHVR; from the coding sequence ATGATCACGCTCATACTCATCGCCATCGCCGGCTTAGCCGGCCAACTTGTGGACGGCGGCCTGGGCATGGGCTTCGGCGTCACATCGACGACGATCCTTGTCATGCTCGCAGGCCTGGGACCCGCGCAGGCCTCCGCGGTGGTGCACACAGCTGAGCTGGGTACAACGCTCGTGTCCGGCATCAGCCACTGGAAATTCGGCAACGTCGACTGGCGCGTTGTCGCCGCGATCGGCATTCCTGGCTCTGTCGGAGCGTTCGTCGGTGCGACTGTGCTGTCCAACCTGTCGACGGAGTCCGCGAAGCCGATCATGTCGCTTATTCTCGCGGCGATCGGCATCAACCTGGTCTATCGATTCTCCCGCGGGCTCATTCGCCGGCAGGTCGTAGAGACCCCGCACTCGAAACCCTTCCTTGGGTTCCTGGGTTTGTTCGGCGGATTTGTCGACGCCACTGGTGGCGGCGGCTGGGGTCCCGTCACCACCTCGACGCTGCTGTCGGCTGGCCGCTCCGAGCCGCGCCGCATTGTCGGTACCGTCAACACCGCGGAGTTCTTCGTCACCGCGGCCGCGACCGCCGGCTTCGTGCTGGGAATGTGGGACGACCTGGTCACCCACCTCTCCGCGGTCGGTGCGCTGCTGCTCGGCGGCGTGATCGCCGCGCCGCTGGCCGCATGGCTGGTGACCAGGCTCAACCCGATCCTGCTCGGCGGCATCGTGGGCACCTTGATCGTCATGCTCAACCTGCCCGTCGTGCTCAAGGCCCTTGGTGTCGGGGCGACCGTGCTGATCGTGGTGCGGGTGGTCGTGCTGGTTGTCGGCGTGGCACTGTCGATCCGTGGATGGCGGCGCCACCGAGCGAACTGGCGCGCGGCGAACGAGAAGGAAGCAGCCATCGGCGCTGAGTCGGGTTCGGCCGAGGCGACAGAGACTCCGGCAGACTCGCACGTCCGGTAA
- a CDS encoding GPP34 family phosphoprotein, which produces MKPWRNGRAKRLTDVLWSEWFGKRQDVAQRLVAEGVLEESGGGFRLFSRNQFPTRDGMPELQLRGRLEQILRGQAQPTEQDATLIMLLNIYDAIRPLLKEELRGMRRTERKQAIENASASVTSPEIAQTLKAAKKCVEMAAVGATMTVFTP; this is translated from the coding sequence TTGAAGCCCTGGAGAAACGGTCGGGCAAAACGACTTACGGACGTCCTGTGGTCCGAATGGTTTGGCAAGCGCCAGGATGTCGCCCAACGACTGGTCGCCGAGGGGGTTCTGGAGGAGTCCGGCGGAGGCTTCCGTCTTTTCTCCCGGAACCAGTTCCCGACCCGCGATGGGATGCCGGAACTGCAGCTCCGCGGCCGCCTGGAGCAGATCCTTCGTGGTCAGGCGCAGCCGACGGAGCAGGATGCGACGCTCATCATGCTCCTCAATATCTACGACGCCATCCGCCCGCTCCTCAAAGAGGAGCTGCGCGGGATGAGGCGCACAGAACGCAAGCAAGCGATTGAAAACGCATCCGCCTCCGTCACATCCCCCGAGATCGCTCAGACGCTCAAAGCTGCGAAGAAGTGCGTGGAAATGGCTGCGGTCGGCGCGACGATGACCGTGTTCACCCCCTAA
- a CDS encoding GOLPH3/VPS74 family protein has product MLISEQILLLSTNDKGKHETSMLWNDMLLRSGLMADLVGWKLVTITDRTIRAPKLTAAVPSAQVEHPVLRHGVEMIEKRNNRSTYDIIADDWFAKRKDVAQGLVAQGVLEETDGVFSFLSRNQFPTRDESVELQLRGRLEQILRGQANPTLQESMLVALLDAYDAVRALLKEELRGMGRGEVKQAVRDVAALVTDPDLELVIKAANSAETSVTVNTTVMMANQARR; this is encoded by the coding sequence ATGTTGATTTCGGAGCAAATACTACTTCTCTCCACGAACGACAAAGGTAAACACGAAACCTCAATGCTGTGGAACGACATGCTCCTCCGCAGCGGACTCATGGCCGATCTGGTTGGTTGGAAACTAGTCACGATCACTGACCGAACAATCCGCGCCCCGAAGCTCACAGCTGCTGTTCCGTCGGCGCAGGTCGAGCATCCTGTGCTGCGACACGGCGTAGAGATGATTGAGAAGCGAAACAACAGGTCTACTTACGACATCATCGCGGATGACTGGTTCGCGAAGCGGAAAGATGTCGCACAGGGGCTCGTCGCGCAGGGTGTCCTCGAGGAAACAGACGGGGTTTTCAGTTTCCTCTCCCGAAATCAATTTCCTACTCGCGATGAGTCGGTGGAGCTGCAGCTCCGCGGCCGACTTGAGCAGATTCTCCGCGGCCAAGCAAACCCGACATTGCAAGAATCGATGCTCGTAGCGCTTCTCGACGCCTACGATGCCGTCCGCGCCCTCCTCAAGGAAGAGCTACGCGGAATGGGCCGCGGCGAAGTGAAGCAGGCAGTCAGAGATGTGGCGGCCTTGGTGACGGACCCGGATCTTGAGCTGGTGATCAAGGCAGCGAACAGTGCTGAAACATCGGTCACGGTCAACACGACAGTGATGATGGCTAACCAGGCCAGGAGGTAG
- a CDS encoding MMPL family transporter — protein MPISLVKKYSKLILVVWLLLSALGVVGALQLNGAVKAGGFNDENGTSFVGQEVNEHAFGDPANQLTVVLNSDSSISSEVLDNVSTGIETLPNIDSVIDGRALASLSSDSGKTQILQVGVAADNTTTQNMIPDLRDRVETAVEGEDVTSHVTGAPALDYDLNIQSQQDALRAEIIAFPLLILVLLLIYRAVGPTLVTLLVAGACLIGTQGIGTLLASFLDVSNMYITAASLIGLAVSVDYCLFLIARYKEFLIAGHPPEDALRRATNTAGHSIRFGGLSVIAALCALFIARNMVFSSIAMAGIVVTSIALLALATLVPAAIMLLGDRFFFGKLPGYEKTMRAPEDKEKRTSSLPLKSPLLAVVLIAVPLLIAATPLASIKLQVPVASSSILPAGMDSREGIEIIESELNARELFPTMVTFAGTEGQSAQELDAEVEEFLADIEEVRHVDQVFASGTPAEQYSPYPLSAEKEGRAYKRVVITSTDLPDSDAAHEMVADIKKAADEYPDTFVSGATAQGDDFDRLVQKSIPWIVGFVLLISLLLLGWAFRSWRLATLAVVLNGLVVSAAMGCLSLLWKAVTGEAINSVTPIVVFAIVFGLSMDYMVLMASRMKEQFASGSTHRDAIAEGVAHTSRLIISAAIIMIGVFLSFMVAEISIIQELGLGLAMAVALDALIVRPILLPATLALLGEKVWGKTQSTSSN, from the coding sequence ATGCCCATAAGCCTCGTAAAAAAGTACTCAAAGCTCATTCTCGTAGTGTGGTTGCTCCTTTCCGCGCTCGGGGTAGTTGGAGCACTCCAGCTCAACGGCGCCGTGAAAGCCGGAGGCTTCAACGACGAGAACGGGACGTCCTTTGTCGGCCAAGAGGTGAACGAGCATGCCTTCGGCGATCCCGCGAATCAACTCACTGTCGTCCTGAACTCCGACAGCAGCATCTCTTCAGAAGTGCTAGACAACGTCTCGACGGGTATAGAAACTCTGCCGAACATCGACTCAGTCATCGATGGGCGTGCGCTCGCCTCATTGTCTTCTGATTCAGGGAAGACCCAAATCCTCCAAGTCGGCGTAGCGGCTGATAATACGACGACTCAAAACATGATCCCTGACCTCCGTGACAGAGTCGAGACAGCAGTGGAAGGAGAAGATGTCACGAGCCATGTGACTGGAGCCCCCGCTTTGGACTACGACTTGAACATTCAGTCCCAGCAAGATGCCTTGCGAGCGGAGATCATCGCCTTCCCACTTCTCATTTTGGTTCTGCTGCTCATCTACAGAGCTGTCGGTCCTACGCTGGTGACACTCCTGGTTGCAGGCGCTTGCCTTATTGGAACGCAAGGCATCGGAACCCTGCTAGCTTCGTTCCTCGATGTTTCCAACATGTACATCACCGCAGCCTCCCTTATCGGCTTGGCCGTTTCGGTGGACTACTGCTTGTTCTTGATCGCTCGATACAAGGAGTTTCTTATCGCGGGACATCCGCCTGAGGACGCTCTGCGGCGAGCAACCAACACCGCAGGGCATTCCATCCGCTTTGGCGGCTTGAGCGTCATCGCCGCTCTATGTGCTCTGTTCATCGCTCGGAATATGGTTTTCAGCTCGATTGCCATGGCTGGCATCGTGGTCACGTCCATCGCGCTTTTGGCGTTGGCAACTCTTGTGCCAGCTGCAATTATGCTGCTGGGAGACCGATTCTTCTTCGGCAAACTCCCTGGATACGAGAAAACAATGCGAGCTCCGGAAGATAAGGAGAAACGCACTTCGAGCCTCCCGCTCAAATCGCCCTTGCTTGCAGTCGTGTTGATCGCCGTGCCATTGCTCATCGCCGCTACCCCTCTGGCGAGCATCAAACTCCAGGTTCCCGTAGCAAGCTCGTCCATTCTCCCAGCAGGAATGGACTCACGCGAGGGGATCGAAATCATTGAATCTGAGCTCAACGCCCGCGAGCTGTTTCCCACTATGGTTACGTTCGCCGGGACGGAGGGCCAGTCAGCCCAAGAACTCGATGCAGAAGTCGAGGAATTCCTCGCGGACATCGAAGAGGTTCGACACGTCGATCAGGTATTCGCGTCGGGAACACCTGCAGAGCAGTATTCCCCCTACCCATTGAGCGCCGAGAAAGAGGGACGCGCCTATAAGAGGGTCGTCATTACGTCTACGGACTTACCGGATTCCGACGCCGCCCACGAGATGGTTGCGGATATCAAGAAAGCGGCAGACGAGTACCCCGACACCTTCGTCTCAGGCGCCACAGCGCAGGGCGACGACTTTGATCGACTGGTCCAAAAGTCCATTCCCTGGATCGTGGGTTTCGTCCTCTTGATTTCGCTGCTTCTCCTTGGATGGGCTTTCCGGTCGTGGCGACTAGCCACACTCGCGGTCGTGCTCAACGGTCTCGTTGTCTCCGCAGCGATGGGTTGCCTATCCCTGCTGTGGAAAGCCGTAACTGGTGAAGCGATCAACAGTGTGACGCCGATCGTCGTGTTCGCGATCGTATTTGGCCTGAGTATGGATTACATGGTGTTGATGGCTTCACGAATGAAAGAGCAGTTCGCTTCCGGCTCAACCCATCGCGATGCCATTGCGGAGGGAGTTGCGCACACATCCCGTCTCATCATCTCCGCCGCGATCATCATGATTGGAGTTTTCCTCTCATTCATGGTGGCTGAAATCAGCATCATTCAAGAGCTGGGCCTTGGGCTGGCGATGGCCGTCGCTTTGGACGCACTCATCGTTCGACCCATCCTCCTGCCGGCAACGCTCGCTTTGCTAGGTGAGAAGGTATGGGGCAAAACCCAATCAACGAGCTCTAACTAG
- a CDS encoding lysophospholipid acyltransferase family protein, whose translation MKNYNSSFLGQTVRRVSTPRIHDFVLNHVGFIEGLENIPRTGPVIFVANHSSYMDHFVTKTLANSVRGGEEWFPTKAEAFESFLSRVWHESMNCYPVDRDAPGEEVFRRAQDVLEDGGTLVLYPEGTRNVGEGLLPFKSGAFRMALANNTPVVPIGMTGLAEVLPKGATVPRRRLFSVSIGEPLVQPEVGDERENARQMRDQAFEIVAELKDRSKNPNGADRGAAVSRMVELAQTIVRENLTPQGTLPPAVVRRVELLLRIARKTSRRDLSLPVQQTRLSGFKALNSHTSAGTAARAAIVNQRALLLSDLDGSDDFSAYLAGRSALTLPRWLGGGANLARSQFQRAVSRGGKMTSQSYVGLAESFLKIGDIDAAIEAYRQAEDSIPADDPRGDLRREKIASAVASAKSASERN comes from the coding sequence GTGAAGAACTACAATTCAAGCTTTCTTGGTCAAACTGTCCGCCGAGTTTCTACGCCGCGAATCCACGACTTCGTCCTGAACCACGTCGGCTTCATCGAGGGTTTGGAAAATATTCCACGCACCGGACCGGTCATTTTTGTAGCCAATCACTCCAGTTACATGGACCACTTCGTTACGAAGACCCTGGCAAACTCAGTTCGCGGAGGCGAGGAGTGGTTCCCCACCAAAGCCGAGGCATTCGAATCGTTTCTTTCGCGTGTTTGGCACGAGTCGATGAACTGTTATCCAGTCGACCGTGACGCACCAGGAGAAGAAGTATTTCGTCGCGCACAAGACGTTCTCGAGGACGGCGGCACTCTCGTGCTCTATCCAGAAGGCACACGCAACGTGGGCGAAGGACTCCTGCCCTTCAAATCCGGCGCGTTTCGCATGGCATTAGCGAACAACACACCCGTCGTACCCATCGGAATGACCGGACTTGCAGAGGTTCTACCAAAAGGCGCTACTGTACCGCGGCGCCGTCTCTTCTCCGTTTCCATCGGCGAGCCGTTGGTCCAGCCAGAGGTGGGTGATGAGCGAGAAAACGCCCGTCAAATGCGCGACCAAGCGTTTGAAATCGTCGCTGAGCTAAAGGATCGAAGCAAGAATCCGAATGGAGCCGATCGTGGTGCCGCGGTGAGCCGCATGGTGGAACTGGCGCAAACTATAGTGCGGGAGAACCTCACTCCCCAGGGAACCCTTCCTCCGGCGGTAGTTCGGCGGGTCGAATTGCTGTTGCGCATCGCGCGTAAAACATCCCGCCGCGACCTCAGTCTCCCCGTTCAGCAGACCCGGTTATCCGGTTTCAAGGCCCTCAACTCACACACATCGGCAGGCACTGCAGCACGCGCCGCGATCGTTAACCAGCGGGCTCTTCTACTTTCAGACCTAGACGGATCTGATGATTTTTCTGCTTACCTCGCTGGAAGAAGCGCCTTAACACTGCCACGTTGGCTCGGTGGTGGAGCGAATTTAGCGCGCTCTCAGTTCCAACGGGCGGTGTCCCGCGGAGGAAAGATGACCTCTCAATCGTACGTGGGGCTCGCAGAGTCGTTCCTCAAAATTGGAGACATTGACGCCGCAATAGAGGCTTACCGCCAAGCAGAGGACAGCATCCCCGCCGATGATCCGCGTGGCGATCTCCGTCGAGAAAAGATCGCGTCTGCGGTTGCGTCGGCCAAGTCAGCATCGGAAAGAAACTAA
- the ribB gene encoding 3,4-dihydroxy-2-butanone-4-phosphate synthase, translated as MMLQTHEEQASVNKTDERLFAETELSPIEKIVSDVAAGKMVVLVDDEDRENEGDLIMAAEAATPEAINFMITQGRGLLCVPMPANHAQRLNLHPMVKTNEDDFGTAFSVSCDATGDYGVTTGISASDRARTVQLLANGGNENDFHRPGHIFPLIAREGGVLTRVGHTEAGSDLAAMAGFSPVGVIIEIIGDDGEMLRLPQLVPWCKERGISISTIERMRDYRNEQVRAGVRIDQKPDGTPIAETLKGDAQ; from the coding sequence ATGATGCTCCAAACACACGAAGAACAGGCATCCGTCAACAAGACTGACGAGCGCCTTTTCGCAGAAACCGAACTCAGCCCGATTGAGAAAATCGTTTCCGACGTCGCGGCGGGCAAGATGGTGGTCCTTGTCGACGACGAAGACCGCGAGAACGAAGGCGATCTGATCATGGCCGCTGAAGCTGCTACTCCAGAGGCCATCAACTTCATGATTACGCAGGGCAGAGGATTGCTGTGCGTGCCGATGCCTGCAAACCATGCACAACGGTTGAATCTGCACCCCATGGTGAAAACCAACGAGGACGATTTCGGCACGGCATTCTCTGTCTCTTGCGATGCGACCGGTGACTACGGGGTCACTACAGGTATTTCAGCCTCTGATAGAGCGCGAACGGTCCAGCTCCTGGCTAACGGGGGTAACGAGAATGACTTTCACCGTCCAGGGCACATCTTCCCCCTCATCGCTCGCGAAGGCGGGGTTCTCACCCGAGTCGGCCACACAGAGGCCGGAAGCGATCTGGCCGCAATGGCTGGCTTCTCTCCAGTTGGCGTCATCATCGAAATCATCGGTGATGACGGTGAAATGCTTCGACTCCCTCAACTCGTCCCGTGGTGCAAAGAGCGCGGGATCTCCATCTCGACCATCGAGCGCATGCGCGACTACCGGAACGAACAAGTACGCGCAGGAGTCCGAATTGACCAGAAACCCGACGGAACTCCCATCGCCGAGACGCTGAAAGGCGACGCACAGTGA
- a CDS encoding MarR family winged helix-turn-helix transcriptional regulator — protein MPLELFTHPEEFRYLILALQRQGSRRLNRLFSEVGLTHSQAEVVEVLGVHGPISTKEVGQYLVCESGSPSRLLDALVRKGISVSAQSTEDKRLTLHALSPKGRELLTQIKEKKVEFESQLAAELRAVSEAHGGSVIEELVALVSDPELKGALQRRFPHLYHP, from the coding sequence ATGCCGTTAGAGCTATTCACTCATCCTGAGGAATTCCGTTATCTCATTCTCGCGCTCCAGCGCCAGGGGAGCCGACGGCTCAATCGGCTCTTCTCTGAGGTGGGTTTGACTCACTCCCAGGCGGAGGTCGTGGAAGTGCTAGGCGTTCATGGCCCAATTAGCACGAAAGAAGTTGGCCAGTATCTTGTCTGTGAATCCGGTAGCCCTAGCCGTTTGCTCGACGCGCTTGTTAGGAAAGGAATATCTGTCTCAGCACAGTCGACCGAGGACAAGCGTCTGACGCTTCATGCTCTCTCACCCAAAGGGCGTGAGCTTCTCACTCAGATCAAAGAGAAGAAAGTCGAGTTCGAATCCCAGTTAGCGGCCGAACTGCGAGCAGTGTCAGAGGCTCACGGGGGATCGGTGATCGAGGAACTTGTTGCACTTGTGTCGGATCCAGAGCTCAAGGGGGCTCTGCAGCGACGTTTTCCGCACCTCTATCACCCGTGA
- a CDS encoding GOLPH3/VPS74 family protein, translated as MLVSEALFLLLSDKSAHVEVGVSHQRVALNGALLCDLVATGLVDVHAGKSPSVSLVNGAVARSEGHPALAHGVARVEKKGHPSVYSLLNSRKFAKKEAIAQRLIEEGVLDEERAGFLGLHWQRFPEKDETIEKAMRQRYRDIFLGKEEPRPEEAMVILLLKNTGELRRQFLGEIEGIPFNDLRMRVKQIDRQVLDAGTFENVDGINTVLLSVASAAAVEEAAASS; from the coding sequence ATGCTCGTCAGCGAAGCCCTCTTCCTGCTGCTCTCGGACAAATCCGCCCACGTCGAGGTGGGGGTGAGCCACCAGCGCGTGGCGTTGAACGGCGCGTTGCTGTGCGATCTGGTCGCAACCGGGCTGGTCGATGTGCATGCCGGTAAGAGCCCGAGCGTCTCGCTTGTCAACGGCGCCGTTGCCCGCTCCGAAGGTCACCCCGCCCTCGCTCACGGTGTGGCCCGTGTGGAGAAGAAGGGGCACCCGAGCGTGTACTCGCTGCTCAATTCCCGGAAGTTCGCCAAGAAGGAAGCCATTGCCCAGCGACTCATTGAAGAGGGTGTGCTCGACGAGGAGCGCGCGGGATTCTTGGGCCTGCACTGGCAGCGCTTCCCGGAAAAGGATGAGACCATCGAGAAGGCCATGCGCCAGCGCTACCGCGACATCTTCCTGGGCAAGGAGGAGCCGCGCCCGGAGGAAGCAATGGTCATTCTTCTGCTGAAGAACACCGGCGAGCTGCGCCGCCAGTTCCTCGGCGAAATCGAGGGCATTCCATTCAATGACCTGCGTATGCGGGTGAAGCAGATCGATCGACAGGTGCTGGACGCAGGCACCTTCGAGAATGTCGACGGAATCAACACGGTGCTGCTATCGGTCGCCAGCGCCGCCGCTGTGGAAGAAGCGGCGGCATCTAGCTAA